One segment of Rhodopirellula baltica SH 1 DNA contains the following:
- a CDS encoding YbjQ family protein, producing the protein MTTTSTFETHIIEAYRGPVFGETIYGANVLRDISAVFTDVVGGRAGDYEKVLIRGRNAALAEMSERAKQLGANAVIGIRFDYSTVGRSMLMICSSGTAVIANPRIPDASH; encoded by the coding sequence ATGACAACCACGTCAACGTTCGAAACACACATAATCGAAGCCTATCGAGGTCCAGTTTTCGGCGAGACCATTTATGGTGCGAATGTTCTACGAGATATTTCGGCAGTGTTCACAGACGTCGTTGGCGGTCGAGCAGGCGACTATGAAAAGGTTCTGATTCGAGGTCGCAATGCTGCACTCGCGGAGATGTCCGAGCGAGCCAAACAACTGGGGGCAAATGCGGTGATCGGAATACGATTCGACTATTCAACCGTGGGCAGATCGATGCTGATGATCTGCAGTAGCGGCACCGCCGTCATCGCGAATCCTCGAATACCCGACGCGTCCCACTGA
- a CDS encoding NHL repeat-containing protein, producing the protein MNRPRRNPMPLFAAVMVLFLIAGAVRSASAADYQIEFSTFLGGSDWEHARDVCVDSTGNVIIVGGTVSNDFPTTDKAFQRTQDRSGTKTDSAGHCDAFVCKFDPNGALLWSTLLGGPNYDRAYAVEVDAADNIIVAGRAGPEFPVTARAFQTTFQGSKQSIYGMQNGFVTKLSSDGSSVLWSSYVGVNQLCRDVSVDAKGSVYLPLCYTGNGPKPPMRWFANAFRDQPMGGAEVGAIKISPNGQNVIWATWLGGSRDEVGNCGLRLDNNANVFLNFTTNSPDVPTTEKAHQRTYSGGADSFIAKISPDGNELLAGTYFGSSGDEEGNSTHSMAVDSSGNAYLAVSTTSKDLPVTSGVVQPAFAGGNRDIVVAKFSPQGGLLRCTYLGGTGNEGPDGIYADDHGDVFFTGNAASADFPLTDNALQSTQSTPNDAIAVVLANDFSSLKFSSFIGGESYDDGRSCYLDTAGDLYITGSTNGPGWPMKSAHQPTFAGGGGGKELCYKGGCFAGDVILAKIKRVVDRKD; encoded by the coding sequence TTGAACCGACCTCGACGCAACCCCATGCCGTTGTTCGCGGCTGTCATGGTCCTTTTCCTGATCGCCGGAGCGGTTAGGTCTGCTTCCGCGGCAGACTACCAAATTGAATTCTCAACCTTTCTAGGCGGCAGTGATTGGGAACATGCTCGCGACGTCTGCGTCGATTCCACCGGCAACGTCATCATCGTCGGCGGCACCGTTTCCAATGACTTCCCCACCACCGACAAAGCGTTCCAGCGAACTCAGGATCGGTCAGGAACCAAGACGGACAGTGCCGGTCACTGCGATGCCTTTGTGTGCAAATTTGATCCAAACGGCGCACTGCTTTGGTCGACTTTGCTGGGCGGTCCAAACTACGACCGCGCCTACGCGGTTGAAGTCGACGCAGCAGACAACATCATCGTTGCCGGAAGAGCTGGCCCTGAATTTCCGGTGACCGCACGAGCATTCCAGACAACGTTCCAGGGTTCCAAGCAAAGCATTTATGGTATGCAGAATGGGTTTGTGACCAAGCTGAGCTCCGATGGTTCTTCGGTGCTCTGGAGTTCTTATGTTGGCGTCAATCAACTGTGTCGCGATGTATCGGTTGATGCGAAAGGTTCGGTCTACCTTCCACTCTGCTACACCGGAAACGGTCCCAAGCCACCGATGCGGTGGTTCGCGAATGCTTTTCGCGATCAACCGATGGGCGGTGCTGAGGTGGGTGCCATCAAAATCTCTCCTAACGGACAGAACGTCATCTGGGCAACTTGGTTGGGTGGCTCGCGTGACGAGGTTGGCAACTGCGGATTGCGGTTGGACAACAACGCAAACGTGTTTTTGAACTTCACGACGAATTCGCCCGACGTTCCCACCACCGAAAAGGCTCACCAACGAACGTATAGCGGAGGTGCCGATTCGTTCATCGCAAAGATCAGCCCCGACGGAAACGAACTGCTTGCTGGCACCTACTTTGGAAGCTCGGGCGATGAGGAGGGCAACAGCACGCACAGCATGGCGGTGGACTCATCCGGCAACGCCTATCTCGCCGTCTCTACCACCAGCAAGGATTTGCCGGTGACGTCGGGCGTTGTGCAACCCGCATTCGCGGGAGGCAATCGAGACATTGTCGTCGCGAAGTTTTCGCCGCAAGGTGGATTGTTGAGGTGCACGTATTTGGGCGGAACCGGCAACGAAGGTCCAGATGGTATCTACGCCGACGACCATGGCGACGTGTTTTTCACAGGGAACGCTGCCTCGGCTGATTTCCCGCTGACCGACAATGCGTTGCAATCAACACAGTCCACCCCCAACGATGCGATCGCGGTGGTGCTGGCGAATGACTTTTCGAGTTTAAAATTCAGCAGCTTTATCGGAGGAGAGAGCTACGACGATGGACGATCGTGCTACCTCGATACGGCCGGTGATTTGTACATCACCGGATCAACCAATGGTCCTGGGTGGCCGATGAAGTCCGCCCACCAACCGACTTTTGCGGGTGGCGGTGGTGGGAAAGAGCTCTGCTACAAAGGCGGCTGCTTTGCCGGCGACGTGATTCTGGCAAAGATCAAACGGGTCGTCGATCGCAAAGATTAG
- a CDS encoding DUF1589 domain-containing protein, producing MARKKDRRESSRTLDAPSGHRCVCQISYGCSLHRIRSDALDRPSSKMSVGIDRKPTPTDRSNRDHGQNNAPEVIPRRPCSTWHPSRCFGTKRGVISPQPFIETSKPPASHRRQVQPGLRRSIRLTKLAIVIPVGHVPHGIPTDALEHSEA from the coding sequence ATGGCACGGAAGAAGGATCGAAGGGAAAGTTCGCGAACCTTGGACGCACCGAGCGGTCATCGTTGTGTTTGTCAGATTTCATACGGTTGTTCGTTGCATCGAATTCGAAGCGATGCATTGGATCGCCCTTCATCAAAGATGTCAGTGGGGATTGACAGAAAGCCCACCCCAACCGATCGAAGCAACAGAGATCACGGGCAGAACAACGCCCCCGAGGTCATCCCCCGTAGGCCATGTTCCACATGGCATCCCAGCCGATGCTTTGGAACAAAGCGAGGCGTGATCTCACCTCAACCCTTCATCGAAACATCCAAACCACCGGCCAGTCACCGCCGCCAGGTACAACCTGGCCTACGTCGTTCCATCCGTCTAACCAAACTCGCAATCGTCATTCCCGTAGGCCATGTTCCACATGGCATCCCAACCGATGCTTTGGAACATAGCGAGGCGTGA
- a CDS encoding PDZ domain-containing protein, translating into MSFRVFLVSSLLWLVASPIALLADDPETNDRRPIDAERGNGFVEPKPGSPIRHPAAGWYLGVYGKYTSTGLLLTEVTPNTAASRFGLEVGDRIVAVNGQQIGVLENSQLNLDVALQRHAGRGGIVRLLVQDHRTMQLINIKVQLSRGRVHT; encoded by the coding sequence ATGTCTTTTCGTGTGTTTTTGGTTTCTTCGTTGCTATGGTTGGTTGCCAGCCCAATCGCACTGCTTGCGGATGATCCGGAAACGAATGACCGCCGTCCGATCGATGCTGAACGCGGCAACGGTTTTGTCGAACCGAAGCCGGGCAGTCCGATTCGACATCCTGCGGCGGGATGGTACCTCGGCGTGTATGGAAAATACACTTCCACCGGATTGCTACTCACGGAGGTCACTCCAAACACAGCCGCCTCTCGGTTTGGTCTCGAAGTGGGTGATCGAATCGTTGCGGTCAACGGGCAACAAATTGGTGTGCTCGAAAATTCGCAGTTGAACTTGGACGTTGCATTGCAACGTCACGCGGGCCGAGGTGGAATCGTTCGCCTATTGGTCCAAGACCACCGAACCATGCAACTGATCAACATCAAAGTTCAATTGTCGAGAGGACGAGTTCACACTTGA